The Chitinibacter bivalviorum genomic interval TAAGAGTAAAGCTCCTCTAATTTAACTTTCAGATCTTTAAATTCTACACACCTAAAAGACTTCTCTGGATTGAACTCATCGCCTTCAGCACTGATTACATAATCAGCAATCGCAAGACCATCACTTTCTATTTCCAACAAATAACATTGTGGTATTTCATATAGACCACTAAGTCTTCGATTCGATATTTCATTAATGCCATACTTATGAATTTTGTTCTCACTCAAAAGTCTTCTGTAAATAGTCGTAGAAAATCCATTACAATCGAAAAATGCACTAATCTTTATATTTCCAACAATTCCAGCACTCAGCAATTGTTTAACAGAAACATTTCGACCAGACTTCATCAAATATGCCGAAGCTTCATCTAGGCTAAAAATATATTTTTCATATGATTTATTAATCATAGATCACCTGTTCACAGTCTATTTTAGCCTGTGTCAGGATCCATTTCTCAATTACCACATGCCATTTACGAAGCAAATCCAAAGGTCTTCTCCGATAATGTTTTTCAGCAATTGCACTTGGCTTATGCCCCATAATTTGCGCAACAACTCCGGTGGGAGCTTCTACCCATTCAGCAAGTGTGCCAAAGCTCCGACGTAAACCATGCAACGTTAAATGAGGCAGCCCCGCATTTTCAAGAGCTCGATAATGCGCAGATGTTGGTTCAGTTAATTGTCCATTTGCAGAGGTTTTGCTACTAAAAACCCATCCATTTATCCGAGGCAATTGGGAAAGTATTGCTGCAAGATAAGGTGTTAATGGAATAGTCCTTGCACCTTCAACTTTGTCCCGAATAGTCAAACTATTCCATTGAAAATCGACATCGCTCCAGCGCAAGCCAACCAACTCACGTCTGCGCGCACCAGTTAGAAGCAACGCTTGCAAGTACGCGGAATGAATTGGATTACTCAAATGAATTACAGCGGAAAACCAAGCTTGCAATTGCTCGCTCTGCAAACAATCACCATCCTTTGCTTTCTTTGCAGGAACTTCTTCTTTCACTTGCCTGGCCTTGCATGCGCCAGAAGGAACCAACCCTGCATACTCTTCCATAGAGTCGCACCAATTCACAAAAACGGATAACAAACGAAATGCAAGTGCTGCCTGTGTTGGCCGAGCATCGGTCTCGGAAGCAAGCCAGGTTGAAATTTTATTGGCGCAAAGCTCGGTTAATTTTGTTTGTAATAGAGGAGCAAGGGGTCCGGGCTCGGTTAATCCTTTCCCGCGGATCTTTTTTACTCCACCTGGATGAACTACTCGTTCGTGATCCCTGATATGCCAATCGCTCCACTTTTCACGCCTAGCTGCAAGGTACTTCGGCCAAACATCACCTAGGGTAATTTCAGCTCGACTCATTTCCAATTTACGCGCAGTCTGAGCCTTTAGCTTTGAAGCTTTTTCCTCTCTTGGATCTAAACCGGCATCAATTAAAGTCTGCAATCGCCTAGCCTCAGCAATTGCATCCCCAATGCTCCAAACACTTGGCGAGCCTATTGTTAGTCGAATAGATTTACCTGTTAATAACCGACTCTCCAAGACATACTTTTTGCTACCGCCAGGTGAGGCTTTCAAGCCAAACCCAGAGCAATCCGAGCTCCAAAGAAATGCTGACGCACTATCCACCGGACAGAAAAAATCAGCCACCCTCTTTGCAGTAAATGTAACTCTCCCCTTACTAGCCATAGACGCACCGCTGTTTTTCAAAGTTATTAACCATCATATCAGTAGGCGGATAGTAGGCAAAACTAGTAAAAACAAATCAACAAAAAGGATACATCAACATGGCGGTTTAATTGATAAATAATTGATTTATATAAATATTTCAACAAAGATCAACACGAATAAACATCATTCAAATGGGATTGTGATTCCTGTTGTCGTGGGTTCGAGCCCCATCAGCCACCCCACAATAAGCACTAGCCCAGTCTTCGGACTGGGCTTTTTGCTTTTTACTGCGAAAAAATCAGCTCAGTTCCCGACTCCACATAAATACGCTCGGCATCAAAAAGATATCGAGCGAGTCTCAGCTAGGCAAATAGACTCAAATCACTGGCGTTGAAGTTACTCATCGTCGGCAATATTAAGTCTCGATCCGAATCGCTGGCGCCAAACCATTTGGCCAACTCCCATGCCAGCTGATCGGTGGCAAAGTGCGGAATAATGCGCCCCTGCCCAATATCAACCGGTCCATCAACAACGGGCTCAAGCAACGGCCCCCAGATTTTTCCGCCCTTTACCGCCCCACCCATCACCAGATGATGCCCACCCCAGCCATGGTCAGATCCATCACCGTTGGATGACAAAGTACGGCCAAATTCGGAAGCGGTGAAGGTCGTTACATTGTTTTGCACGCTCATCGCGGTCAGTGCATTTTGAAATGCCAGCAAAGCGTCATTGATGCTCTTTAGTAAAACGGGATGCTTTTGCACCAAATCATCGTGCAAATCAAAGCCACCAATTTGCACCATAAAGACTTGCCGCTGATTGCCCAGCGCACTGCGCGCCGCAATCATCCGTGCAACTGCCTTTAATTGATTACCTAGAGTGTCCGTCGGAAAGCCAGTAGCCTCGGGTATTCCTTTGTAAACATTAGCCAATGTATCTGAGGTAGATATACCCCTATTACAGATATCCGCATAGACATTCGCCATTTCATGATTTTGCTTTTGCGTCATCAGCGCCATCAGGTCATTACGAAAAGTATTGCTGCCAAAATTCCATTGGCTGCCACCCAATAGCTGCGTGGGGTTACTCCCTGTCCCAACTGCAAACGCGGAAGTTTGTTTACCACTCAAAAACACGCGTGAGCCGCCTGCCATAATGCAGGTCAAAGCTGAATTGGTATTGCTGCCCATGTATAGATCTGCAATACGACCGCCCCAACCTCGCCCCGCACCTTCCGCCGCACCCGAAAGCCAGACATTGGTTTGATCGTTGTGCGACATTAATTTTGGTGGCAATGGCACTCGATTGAATTTGTAATCATCTTTACTGGTTGGCACCACCAGCGGGCCAATATTGCTAATCACGCCCAAAGTACCAGCATCAAAATAAGGTTTTAATCCAACCCACTGCGGTGCCAGCGCCATTTGCCGACCATTAGCATCGGGCGAGCCCAGCAAGGTGGCGCTTAAACTGCTTTGGCTCACCGCCAAGGATTGGCGGATCGCGGCGTATTTGGCGTAATTGCCCGCATCGGCGGGGATTAAGACATTATGGCAATCGTTACCGCCCGCCATATAGACACAGACCAAGGCCTTGTAATCCGATGGCGCCGTTGCTGCAACGGCCTCACCCAAAATGGATAAATTGAGTGCCAGAGGGGCTGCGACACCCGCAATACCCAAAGCGCCAGCGCGTCGCAAGAACTCACGGCGAGAGAGATCATAATCCATGACTTTTCCTTATTTCAGCACTTGGGCATCAGGCGCCATCAGCACCATTAATATTGCTGCTTGTACGCGGTAGAGTAGCTTCTGCTGCAACTTCGCTGGATCAGTATCACTCACCGAAAACTTAGCCAGACTATTGTTAATCAGCAGCTTAGTCGTCGCTGATAATTGCCCAGCGGCCAAGAGCAGATTGAGATGTTCGATTAAGGCATCGAGCTGCGTCGCCATTGCGACTTCCGCACTCAAATCCAAGCTTAAGCCCGTCGTCTTAAGGTCTGAGTGATATGCTTTATTCGCATCCAGATAACTACGACGGGTAAACTGCGCC includes:
- a CDS encoding tyrosine-type recombinase/integrase; translated protein: MKASPGGSKKYVLESRLLTGKSIRLTIGSPSVWSIGDAIAEARRLQTLIDAGLDPREEKASKLKAQTARKLEMSRAEITLGDVWPKYLAARREKWSDWHIRDHERVVHPGGVKKIRGKGLTEPGPLAPLLQTKLTELCANKISTWLASETDARPTQAALAFRLLSVFVNWCDSMEEYAGLVPSGACKARQVKEEVPAKKAKDGDCLQSEQLQAWFSAVIHLSNPIHSAYLQALLLTGARRRELVGLRWSDVDFQWNSLTIRDKVEGARTIPLTPYLAAILSQLPRINGWVFSSKTSANGQLTEPTSAHYRALENAGLPHLTLHGLRRSFGTLAEWVEAPTGVVAQIMGHKPSAIAEKHYRRRPLDLLRKWHVVIEKWILTQAKIDCEQVIYD
- a CDS encoding DUF1501 domain-containing protein is translated as MDYDLSRREFLRRAGALGIAGVAAPLALNLSILGEAVAATAPSDYKALVCVYMAGGNDCHNVLIPADAGNYAKYAAIRQSLAVSQSSLSATLLGSPDANGRQMALAPQWVGLKPYFDAGTLGVISNIGPLVVPTSKDDYKFNRVPLPPKLMSHNDQTNVWLSGAAEGAGRGWGGRIADLYMGSNTNSALTCIMAGGSRVFLSGKQTSAFAVGTGSNPTQLLGGSQWNFGSNTFRNDLMALMTQKQNHEMANVYADICNRGISTSDTLANVYKGIPEATGFPTDTLGNQLKAVARMIAARSALGNQRQVFMVQIGGFDLHDDLVQKHPVLLKSINDALLAFQNALTAMSVQNNVTTFTASEFGRTLSSNGDGSDHGWGGHHLVMGGAVKGGKIWGPLLEPVVDGPVDIGQGRIIPHFATDQLAWELAKWFGASDSDRDLILPTMSNFNASDLSLFA